One Phyllopteryx taeniolatus isolate TA_2022b chromosome 12, UOR_Ptae_1.2, whole genome shotgun sequence genomic window, GAtgtaatgaatgaatcgttacagCCTCAGAACTCGTGACTAACCTTTATTAGAAAAAGAACTAACACAGTAGACTAGTGACTAAATTATATTAGAATAGGAACTAACCTGTCATAGACTAATGACTAGCTTGTATAAGAATAGGAAATAACTTGACGTAGAATAACTCATTGTAGAATAGGAGCTAATTAACACAAAGTGGAATAATGACTAACTTGTAGTAGAGCATGATCTAAACAAAGTTAGATTAGTGAGTAACTCATAGGAGACTAGTGACTAACTCCTAGTAGAACAGTGACTAATAGTAGACTCATAACTCAATAGTTATATCGGAATTATTACTAAGTAGACAAGCGAGTAACTCATAATAGAATAGGAACTAATTAATGCATAATATACTCATGACTATCTTATAGGAGACAAGTGACTAATTCATAGTAAAATAGATCAACTTAGTAGACTCAGGACCTACTCAAAGTACAATAGGAACTAACTCATGGTAGAATAGGAAGTAATTGATAGTTACTAACTCATAGTAGACTAGAAAATAACTCAGATTAGTGACTAACCAATAGCAGATTTGTGACTAATACATAGCAAAATAGGAAATAACtagaaatcagattttttttttttttttttttttaaacagctccCTAGTAACTAGCTTGTAGTAGAATAGGAACTAACTTATCATGGACTTATGACTAACTTTTTATGGCTTAGGCACTAGTGCTAATGTCTTACTTGTGCCACAATTTACCCATCCGGATTTATGGACTTACCATGAGTAGCTCCTTCTGAAAGGACTTTCGCTCTTTGCTGTCAGCGTTGTTGCAGTCTTCCTTTAGCTTTTCTAGAACACAGGCCACCCTCTCTGGCTCACTGTCCAGCTCGGCCCGGCAGAAGTACGTCACGGGCAGATTCTGGTACCCGAGGGCATCTGCGAATGCCCGCCAGTTGCAGATGTTCTCCATCAGGACGGTGCGAACCGAGGCGTAGATGTATGTGAGAAACTTGCAGGGCCTTAGGACCTGCTCCAGTAACAAGGAGGTGGTGAGCTCAGGCCCGCTAAAGTAAATAGGCTTGACTTTGCCCATCACCAGTACATTTTTCGTGTGGACCAGTCCCACCCGGCCCTGGTAGTACCCAATGTACCATTCTTTGGTCCACAACTGACCCTTCAGCTTGACCTTCTCCTCACTTAAAAGTGCCACAAAGTCTCCTTTCTTGTACTCCAGCAGGTAGCTGTTCTTAGTCTGCCGGATGACTGTCTTGATCAGTTTTCCAAACCTCAGGTTGGTGATCCTGCGGTCCTGGAACACTGGGTACTTGGTGGCAACGGCCAGTGGGGAGAGGACAATCTTACCCACTTCCTTCTTCTTCAGGAAGCGACGCTGCATGGACGTCTTCGGACCCGTTTTGGGCGGAGGCGTGGGCGTCTGAACGCAAAACTGGGCCAGTATAAGATCCAAGTCGTCTTTGACCTGGATCCTCAGGGTGAAGTCTGAAACATCCGTGCCGTTGCGAGAACTTATCAGGTAGACGAGCCGGCTTACTTTGCCCAGTTTGATCTGGAAACCCCGGACCACTTTTGCCTGCTCGCTGGCCTTAACCTCGTAGTTGGCCATGTTAGAGTACACCCCAACCCGGAGGTCCTGGGGTCTGGACAGGACAAACTGGTGTTTGCCCCACAGCTGTAGCGCTACAGGCGAAGACTGCGTCTGCCTACCCACGTCGCTCACCAACAGCGACTTGGGGGCACAATCATGACCAAACATGGCTACAACCGTTTTGAATGAGGGGTGAATGTGTTTGGGACCGTACACCCCTAGTGTAATCTTTTTGACCACATGATCCCACACGGTGGAATCTGGAGATGTAGACTGGGACTGCACTaccacacaaacatacatgcaTGGTTCCAAGTTGTCCAAGGTCACCTGGACCGTGTCCCCGTACAGGCAAGTCTGGGAGATGGGAGTGTAAGGCCCCTCTTTACAGTCGCTTCTGACGTACAGGATCCGGGTGGTCTCCCGGTTTTCTGCTTTGACCACCACGGATACTTTCATCTCCAGTGTAATGCTGGTTTTGGTCTCCATGTTGCTGAGCTTGAGCTCCACCACTGGGCCAGAGGTGGTGCAGCGGTCGTTGTTCAGCTCCAAAGGCGGGTCTAAGAGAGCTTTGATGGAAATCTGCTGGGTGTCCCCCTCCGTGACGTGTCCCTCAGGAATGTGGACGCTGATGTTGGTGTCTGGAAGCTGAACAGCGCCTCCTGAGCTGTCCAGCCGGCAGACGATGCTGGTCTCTACCGGCTGCGTCTGACCCCAGCCCGGGTTTTGGCCCAGCGAGTTCAAGTCGTGGCAGGACCTGGCCAGCTTGCGGTGGGTAAGCCACGCTGTCCGGAAATCCTCCCTGTTCTGGAACTGCTCCGGAGCTGGCGCTTTAAGGCTGCTAAGGAAACCACTGGACATTGGAGAGTTGTCCGACTGAGCCTGCAGAATGGACATGTCGGACAAACTGTAGGACCGCTTGCTCCTGAAAAATGGATTGTCCCTTCGAAGCTCCATCCCTGGAGTGCTACTTAGAGGGTTAAAAACAATCCCACCAAAACCGTTGAGGTCCGCGGTGCTGCTGACTGATTCTGACACAGACGGGGTGTCAAAGAGAAGAAGATCAACTGACTTCTCGTTGCTGTTCTGGTCCAGTGGGCTCTGAGGACCCCCGCGGAGGAACGGGTTGGTTGAGGTATGTGTGGTTATGAAAGGATTTCCATTATGGAAAGTGGTGGGTTTGAGAATTACACCAGCCCAGTCCCCGAGAAGGTCCATTTCCGAGGCCGTCTCCTCCTTGGTGTCCCCTGCGGTGTCAATCATGCCGCTATCACTGAAGGACGAGTCTCTGAAATTGATGGGCTCAACGTAGGCAGCCGGGATGTAGCCCATCTCTGTGTTGTTGTGGGCATACCACCACTCGCCGCCCGATGTGTCTAGGACGTAGAGGCGGTCGCCTTTGGAAAACTTGAGCGTGGTGAAGCTGGATGGGCAGTAATCCTTAATGGCCACCACCTCCCGGGCCGTGCCCAACGAGGCGGTGGAATCCAGGCGTAAGGCACTAGGAGAAGGCACTAGGAACATGAGATCAGGGACGGTGTCAGATATGGCAGTGTGAACACTAAGCACTGAACTAAATACTGCATATGCAACGACCGAAACCTAATTCTAACCCTAAGCCCAACAACCCAACTCTAACTTTAAATTCTGAACTTTAAACTAACGCCGTGACCCTAATCCTAACAACTAAAACCAAGCCTAACTCCTAAACCCCATCCAGTAAACCTTACCCTAATCCCTAACCCCAACCCAAACAACCCTAACACTGTCTCATATAGCTTGAACCTAACACTTCTAAACCCAACCCAACCGTGACCTATAACCTAAACCACTAACCCTGACCAAACCCCTAAACCTACCTCATGTGGCAAAACTATCAACCCTAACCATAAAACCAACCCTGACACAACCCTTCTCTtcacctctccctctctctcccacCCCCTTTTTTAAACCATATTTTAAAGATATAAAAGAATGTTAGGGCATGACCAAGAcattttagttttctttttactattttaatttatttgtttgcttCCCCCACCtcccatatatatataggcaCCTAACACTGCCTCATATGGCTTAACCCTGAACCTAACCCTCTTAAACCTAGGCCTAACCCAAACCTTAAAATATAAACCTAAATTTAATAACCAAACCATAACCCCCAAAACTTATACCTAAACTTAAACCTAAACTAAAGTctaaaccctaatcctgtccTCCCTCATGTGGCTGGACTCCTAATCCTGaaccaaaatataaaacaacccCTAACCTAGAAATCTAAACCATAACCATCAACCCTATTCTATCCCTAACCCTTGAACCTATTACATTGGGTTTTTAACAATTTTAGCCTGTTAGCATTACACGCTAGCGTGGCCACATCTTACCTTTGACGTCAATGAGACTGGACTCGGACACGCCCTCACTGAGGTCAATCAGCGTCCCCTCGGACCTGCACCGAGGCAGCGAAGTGTTGCTACTGGCCGAGGCTCTAATGCGATGGGCGGCCATGACTGGAGCAGATTCTCTGGTGGCAGTGTGCCAGGTCAGCAGCGTCCTCCTCCCGTCATCTCTGAAAGGCACCGCAGAGATTTCATCGAATTAGTTACATGAATTATTCATCATGCGTTTTCGTGCTTTTTGATCGGCGTCTTTTAATTAGGCCCTCTTAAAATTGTTTCAATTTGAGGGCCTGCCGATACTTGAGCCACTTtcccttagcaacatgaaacatCGAGGCCCATCTAAATGCTTCGAGAGCTGTGTGAGTGTAGGCCAGCGAGGGATACAAGAGTAAGGGGGTAATCCTGGCTGTCACGGTTCAAATATCCTGGTGTGAAGACGCCCTTCATCTCCACCACGTTACGTTCCCACGACAGAAGAACCCGACAAGAACCCTGGGGAGAACCTCACCATACATCAACTATGCATTTTAGTATTCGatgtgccccccaccccccacttgCCTCTCCACCCTGCATCGTGTGCTGCCCTGGGTGGTCCCGTAGATAGTGGACCACCCAGGGCTCCTCAGTGAGATTGCAGCATGCAAGAAGGAAACAttagtgtttttattattgggtcAGAACCAgtgaaggacacacacacactgacacactgcGGGAATTCCGCTTTGATATTTACATCTGAGCCTCAGCTCCAGTTACTCCAGTTGCCATGGCGAGACGACATGCCTTCCATTTTAAAAGCGTGTTTATGACAGCTTACCAAACAGCATTTATGCACCAAATctgttcatccattcattcattttctgttccgcttctcctcaatagggtcgcgggcgagctggagcctatcccagctatcttcaggcgagaggcggggtacaccctgaactggttgccagccgatcgcagggcacatataaacaaataaccattcacactcacgcctacaggcaatttagatcATGCTTTTATCATTTATGATGACAATAGGAGCAGTTTAGTGTTTCTGGAGCAGCACAGACGTgcttatacattttaaatgacaaatgatgTATTCTCCTGCTGCGTTCCACTGACCCACATCAGGCGAGGCActcgctttttctttttttgtgtgtgctgactatacataaaatatttcaatgtcAAATCTTATCCTATctaataaaatttattttcacccaatatttttttttctctatggattatttgtaatcatttatttctattgtgtacTGTGGCGGCTATCATAAAGACCACATTTATTATAGGTAAATACATGTCTGACCAAGCATGCCATGGACATGTCTTTTTTtactctgtggattatttccaGTCATTTTGTTTACTTTAATTGTGCAAGGTGATGTTTATTGTGAATAACTGGCAAGATGAGTGAGAGCTTTAATTATATGATCGCACATTGCGCTCATGTAATTATCCCTGAgaatttctaatttttttttttttactttttacttactATGGATTATTTCTTGTACTTTTTGTGATTACGGTAATCGATTCCGCAAAGTCTGACTAAAACCAAATCGTATGATAACTAATgcaatatttcccataggaaataatgtaaatccaataAATCCACTttcagacacacaaaaatagctcaaaaaatgaataaataaacattttatagagaataactatagtttaacacagacaaaacactgtgaaataaatacaaataactaatgaaatgggtaaataaacattaaacatcaattttatcttttattgaatgtaatattttcatttatgcCAATGCAAGTCATGGTAGACCATGACCATGTTAGAGTCTGTTAGCACCCTCTATTactgaaatgtttttactgCAGCTAAGCAGTGGATTAAGTAATTCAGTCAGTAAGCGATTGGCCATGCAAAAGCTTCACTCAAGGAAGTGTTGCACCCTGCAACAAAAAAATTCGGCTGACAAAATATGAAGCGAACAGAAACACAGACACCGACACAGTGTACAACGGAGTAGCGaacaggaaagaaaatggcCAATCCGTCTTTGAGGCAATACTGCCTGACAAGTTCACAAACCTTagaagaaaacaataaagttacaAATGGCCGCTTGTGAGCGCCTCGTTTTCACAGAGTGGAAAAGCTCCACGTcaacccggtgggatatattgcAACCACCAGAAGCTagaagcagaaatatatttGCAACTTAAACATGTAgttgcatccatttttccaggtagTAGCAGTGGTATTTGATGAACAGTTGACAGATGAGCAGGGCATGCTTTTGttgcattcagcagacacgctCACAGTGTTCAAGAACGTAGAGAATGGcttaatttttcaccattttgaagcttcATTTTATATAAGCCAacttggggattttttttaaatcattcaaattaggCAGCTttattaacaacactcttctctgtggtgtgtcaaatttacaagacatttttagtTTCACGTTACAGAGATTTTAATATTAAGACATGCATGGACACTTGTACGGCAGTTTCTAGTTACATGATTTCATATGGgaaaaaatggctgcaatatccccccaaaaagaaaggAGGGATGACGACTGTACCCGGCTTTCACCCCGCAGTAATAGAAGCATCCTAGCGGTCcagtggggttggggggggatTAGGGGTTTGGTCCATGTTGAGCCTCTTGCCGGGAAGCAGGAAGTGAGCGGCTGAGGAGGAAATGCCTTTGTGATGACAGTCTGAGATGACTGCAAGGTAGAAACtcccgctgtgtgtgtgtgtgggaggggaggggaggtgCTCTTATCTTGTGTTAGCATGTCTGCTAAcagtaaacaaatatttttcaaccaCCTGTAGGCAGTTAAACCCCAGCGAGCAGTCTAGCTAGCGACTTAGCCGCCAAGAGTTTGTGGCTATAGGTGGAGCCTGAAATCTTTTCCCATCCAtaggaaataatataaatagaaATCCTCTGCCGCAGGGTCAAACTGCGGCCATGGTGaactatttatttactgtacaggcAAAGTTACTTTTTAACATTCCTATCTGCCACACAGGTGCAAAGAGAGGTAAACTACTGTTGAATGAAagtaaaatgaagtaaaaccAGTAAGAGAGTGCGCCAATTAATCTTGTTGTGTCGTGTTCAATGAGAGTATTTAGTTTGCATCTGCTTGCTAAATTTATCGACGTTTAAACACTGATCCTTTCCTGTGTTGCAGTTACTTAAGATCCATTAATGATTTGAACTGAaatctgctgttttgttttgttttgttttgttttaaaccagcatgattttaattgattttacaGGCAGTGGTAAAAGGGATAAAGTGTGTAACTTCTTAGTCAGGTAGCTGGTTAGCTAGCATCCAAATCCAGACTACAAAAATCGACGTAAGGTCTCGGGATGTCCGatacaactttttcacttctgatactgatattgcagccttgagttttgaccaataccgatatcagcaataatcatacatactttacttattttgtagtatggaatgctcgaaaaggcttgatgaagtgataatcctcaaacagagaacaataatcagcaacagtacgTATGAGAAAAACTGGCCCAttcattattaaccaatgggttacataaagtaactttaaaaataagaatgtactacaGCCATCCATTCTCAAGACGCTTTACCCTGTTCGGGGTCGCGgggtgcaggagcctatcccagctgacttcaggcgaaaggcagactacaccttgaactggttgccagtcagtcatagggcacatatagacagacaaccattcgcactcacattgtcactgagtgggaactgaacccacgctgcctccacccaagtcaggcaaatgtaccactacactaaaAGTGACTCAAATGTACTACAactgaataaaattaaaataaaaaaaaaaatatatatatatatatatatataactgaataaaaaaaaatatatatataatatatatatatatatatatatcttcttcttcttttcctttcggcttgtcccgttaggggtcgccacagcgcgtcatccttttccatgagagcgtatctcctgcatcctcctctcgaacaccaactgccatcatgtcttccctcacgacatccatcaaccttctctttggtcttcctctagctctcttgcctggcagctccatcctcatcatccttctaccaatatactcactctctctcctctggacgtgtccaaaccattgaagtctgctctctctaactttgtctccaaaacatcgaaccttggctgtccctctgatgagctcattctatttatccaacctggtcactccgagagcgaacctcaacatcttcatttccgccacctccagctctgcttcctgttttctcttcagtgccactgtctctaatccatacatcatggctggcctcaccactgttttataaactttgcccttcatcctagcagagactcttctgtcacataacacacctgacaccttcctccacccgttccaacctgcttggacccgtttcttcacttcctgaccacactcaccattgctctggacggttgaccccaagtatttaaagtcctctacccttgccatctcttctccctgtagcctcattcttcccccaccacccctctcattcatgcacatatattctgttttacttcggctaatcttcattcctcttctttccagtgcatgcctccatctttctaactgttcctccagctgctccctgctttcactgcagatcacaatgtcatctgcaaacatcatggtccacggggattccagtctaacctcatctgtcagcctatccatcaccactgcaaaaaggaaggggctcagggctgatccctgatgcagtcccacgtccaccttaaattcttctgtcacaccgacagcacacctcaccgctgttctgctgccctcgtacatgtcctgtattattctaacatacttctctgccactccagacttccgcatgaagtaccacagttcctctctgggtactctgtcataggctttctctagatctacaaagacacaatgtagctccttctgaccttctctgtacttttccatcaacatcctcaaggcaaataatgcatctgtggtactctttctaggcatgaaaccatactgttgctcgcaaatactcacttctgtcctgagtctagcctccactactctttcccataacttcattgtgtggctcatcaactttattcctctatagttgccacagctctgcacatcaccattgttcttaaaaatgggcaccagtacacttttcctccattcctcaggcatcttctcacgcactagaattctattgaacaagctggtcaaaaactccacagccacctctcctagatgcttccatacctccacaggaatgtcatcaggaccaactgcctttccatttttcattctctttaatgcctttctaacttcccccttactaatcattgccacttcctggtccaccacacttgcctcttctactctcccttctctatcattttcctcattcatcaactcctcgaagtattctttccatctacctagcacactgctggcaccagtcaacatatttccatctctatccttaatcaccctaacctgctgcacatccttcccatctctatccctctgtctggccagcctgtatagatccttttctccttctttagtgtccaacctgccatacatgtcatcatatgcctcttgttttgcctttgccacctctacctttgccctgtgtcgcatctcaatgtattcctttcgcctctcctcggtcctctcagtgtcccacttcttcttagctaaccgttttccttgtatgatttcctgtactgtgaggttccaccaccaagtctccttctctcctttcctgccagaagatacaccaagtactctcctgcctgcttctctgatcaccttggctgcagtggtccagtcttctggaagctcttcccgtccaccgagagcctgtatcacctcttcccgaaaagctgcacaacactcgtcctgtctcagcttccaccacatggttctcttctctgcctttgtcttcctaattttcctccccaccaccagagtcatcttacacaccaccatcctatgctgtctagccacactctcccctaccactaccttacagttggtaacctccttcagattacattgtctgcacaagatgtaatccacctgtgtgcttctacctccgctcttgtaggtcaccctatgttcgtgccttttctggaaaaaagtgttcactacagccatttgcatccttgttgcaaagtctaccaccatctgtccctccaagttcctttcctggataccgtacttacccatcacttcttcatcacccttattaccttcaccaacatgtccattacaatctgcaccaattacgactctctctctgtctgggatgctcagaactacatcatctagctccttccagaatttctctttcacctctaggtcacatcctacctgtggggcatagccactaatcacattacacataacaccctcaatttcaaatttcagcctcatcactcgatctgatactcttttcacctccaagacattcttagccaactcttcttttaaaataaccccgactccatttctcttcccatctacaccatggtaaaataatttaaaccctgcccctaaacttctagccttactgcctttccacctggtctcctggacacacaatatatcaacctttctcctaatcatcatgtcaaccaactcccgagattttcctgtcatagtcccaacattcaaagttcccacattcagttctaggctctgtgttttcctcttctctttctgccgaagaacccgctttccacctcttcttcttcttcttcttcgacttcgactccgacccacagtagctgaatttccaacagcgccctgcaggttgacggcgccggtggcggacgttgttaacccgggccacgaccgatccggtatggaattctttggatgaacgctcatatttgtttggcaaggttttaagccggatgcccttcctgacgcaaccctctgcatttatccgggcttgggaccggcctacagtttgcactgacttgtgccccccatagggctgcatttatatatatatatatatatatatatatatatatatatattacaaaatcctgaaaactaataaaaccaataacaaa contains:
- the LOC133486505 gene encoding SH3 domain-binding protein 4, producing the protein MAAHRIRASASSNTSLPRCRSEGTLIDLSEGVSESSLIDVKVPSPSALRLDSTASLGTAREVVAIKDYCPSSFTTLKFSKGDRLYVLDTSGGEWWYAHNNTEMGYIPAAYVEPINFRDSSFSDSGMIDTAGDTKEETASEMDLLGDWAGVILKPTTFHNGNPFITTHTSTNPFLRGGPQSPLDQNSNEKSVDLLLFDTPSVSESVSSTADLNGFGGIVFNPLSSTPGMELRRDNPFFRSKRSYSLSDMSILQAQSDNSPMSSGFLSSLKAPAPEQFQNREDFRTAWLTHRKLARSCHDLNSLGQNPGWGQTQPVETSIVCRLDSSGGAVQLPDTNISVHIPEGHVTEGDTQQISIKALLDPPLELNNDRCTTSGPVVELKLSNMETKTSITLEMKVSVVVKAENRETTRILYVRSDCKEGPYTPISQTCLYGDTVQVTLDNLEPCMYVCVVVQSQSTSPDSTVWDHVVKKITLGVYGPKHIHPSFKTVVAMFGHDCAPKSLLVSDVGRQTQSSPVALQLWGKHQFVLSRPQDLRVGVYSNMANYEVKASEQAKVVRGFQIKLGKVSRLVYLISSRNGTDVSDFTLRIQVKDDLDLILAQFCVQTPTPPPKTGPKTSMQRRFLKKKEVGKIVLSPLAVATKYPVFQDRRITNLRFGKLIKTVIRQTKNSYLLEYKKGDFVALLSEEKVKLKGQLWTKEWYIGYYQGRVGLVHTKNVLVMGKVKPIYFSGPELTTSLLLEQVLRPCKFLTYIYASVRTVLMENICNWRAFADALGYQNLPVTYFCRAELDSEPERVACVLEKLKEDCNNADSKERKSFQKELLMALLKLDCQGLVARLVMDFVLLTTAVEVAGRWRELAERLAKVSRQQMDAYEAPHRDKNGVVDVEAMWKPAYDFLVTWAAQMGDSYRDVIQDLHVGLDRMKSPITKRWKHLSGTLLLVHCLDTLRSSAFSPVSATSSSQDDFAI